GTGAACAAACTTAATCGTTTTAAAAAGAAAAACAATGACTTTATCCGCAGGTTTACTGCTGGAGTAAAAATTGTTGAAGTCGATGCTAACGGTCGTTTGCTAATACCAAAAGATTTAGTTGAGTTTGCATCTATTGCTAAAGATATCGTGATGTCTTCAGCGGTTAATATTGTAGAAATTTGGGATAAAACGAAGTATGAAAAAGCTATTGATGATGCAGCAGATGATTTTGCTGATTTAGCTGAAGAGGTAATGGGTCAAGATGAAGAGTATGACAGCATATCATAATCCAGTATTATTAAACGAAACAGTAAATGGTTTGGCTATTAAGCCAGACGGAATTTACGTGGATGTTACTTTTGGAGGTGGTGGACACAGTAAAGAGATTTTAAGTCGCTTGGGTGAAAACGGAAAGCTATATGCTTTTGATCAAGATGTTGATGCATTGGAAAATGCAATCGATGATCCACGATTTACTCTAATACATGAAAACTTTAGATATATCAAACGTTTTTTGCGTTTTCATGGTGTAAAGCAAGTGGATGGTATTTTGGCTGATTTTGGCGTGTCATCACATCAATTTGATGTTGCTTCTAGAGGGTTTTCGACGCGTTTTGAAGCAGATTTGGATATGAGGATGAATCAAAATGATACTTTGTCTGCGTTTCATGTTATTAATGAGTATGATGAGGAGCAGTTAAAACAAGTGCTGTTGCAATATGGAGAGCTTCGTGCTGCACCAGCAATGGCAGGTTTAATTGTAGAGCATCGTAAAAACGAAATAATTAAAACTAGTGATCAGCTTAAAAAGGTGCTACAAAGATTTTTGTCGCCTAAGCATGAAAACAAAATATTAGCTCAGATTTATCAAGCAATCAGGATTGAAGTAAATCAAGAGATAGAGGCTTTAAAAGAATTTTTACAACAAACACCTGAGGTTTTAAAGCCAGAGGGTCGTTTAAGTTTGATTTCTTATCACTCCTTAGAAGATAGATTGGTAAAACGATTTATTAGAAATGGATTATTTGAAGGAGAGCCAGAGCGTGATGTTTTTGGTCGTTTTGAAGTGCCATTAAAAAAAGTTGGAGGATTAATAATCCCATCTAAAGAAGAAATTAAAATTAATAACAGAGCGCGAAGTGCAAAGTTGCGTATTGCTGAAAAGATATAACATTGAAAAAAAGTATCTATAGCATATTAAGAGGGACTTTTTTAGTCAGCGAAGATTCATTTAAAAACTGGAAGCTTATCATATTTCTTTCGGTTTTAGCTATTGTAATGATAGCAAGTTCGCATAGTCTAGATAAAAAAGTACATCAAATTGCAAAGCTTAACAATCAAGTTAAAGAGTTGCGATCCGAGTTGTATGATGGAAGAACCAAACTTATGCAGTTAAAAATGGAATCTTCTGTTGTAAAAAAAATGAAAGAAAAAGGTTTGGCGCCTTCTGTTATTCCGCCAAAAAAAATAATTGTTAAACCGCAAACTTAGTTCCACTCGTGGCAGTAAACGAAAAGAACATATTAAACAAATTATATTTTGTCGCAGGATGTATGTTCATCTTTGGGCTGCTTGTGGTTGGAAAATTGTTAACCATTCAGGTTGTGCAAGGTGATAAGTATAGGGCTTTGGCAGATAAGCGTGCTATTAAGGACGTGGTTATACCAGCAAACAGAGGTAATGTTTATTCTGCAGATGGTAGTTTGTTGGCAACATCAATACCTAAGTATGATATCTTGTTTGATGCCATTACACCTTCAGACAAAAACTTTAAAGCTAACTTGAAACCATTAAGTGATGCCTTATCAAACTATACAGGTAAGCCTTCAAGTTTTTATCAAAAAGAATTAGGGAAAGCTAGAGCTAATAAAAATCGTTATTTTTTATTAGCTAGAAATATTGGCTACTCGGAGTATTTAAAATTTAGAGAATTTCCTTTATTAAAATTAGGAGCTTTTAAAGGTGGTTTAATAGTAGAGCAAAAAGTTAAAAGAGAACATCCTTTGGGTGAAGTTGCACAACGAACTATTGGTTATGAGCGTACTGATGATGAAGGTAATGTGACCAGAGCAGGTATAGATGGTGCTTTTGGTGTCGATTATTTAAGAGGAAAAGATGGTAAGCGTCTAAAACAAAAAATAGGTAAAGGACAATGGAAGCCTATTTTAGATTACGATCAAGTTGAGCCTAAAGATGGGTTTGATGTGTATACTACTATTGATGTTAATATACAAGATATTGCGCATCATGCATTACTAGAACAATTAGAGTTGTATCAAGCAGAGCATGGAACAGTTGTGGTGATGGAAGTTGAAACAGGTGAAATTAGAGCTATTTCAAATTTAGGTAAAACAGCATCAGGTCATTATTGGGAAAAAAGAAACTATGCGGTTTATGAAGCGCATGAGCCTGGCTCTACGTTTAAGCTTATGGCTTTAATGGCTGCTCTGGAAGATAACAAAATTGATACGTCAGATGTTGTTGATACGGGAAATGGTTATAAGGTATTTTATGGTAGAGGTATAAAAGATTCTCATGGTAATGGAAAGATATCTGCAGCCAGAGCATTTGAAGTCTCTTCAAATATTGGATTAGCTACAATTGTAGACAACGCCTATGCAAAGGATCCAAACCGCTTTATAGATATTTTAAGTAGTTGGAATTTAGATAAAAAATTAGGAATTTCTATAAAAGGAGAAGGTCAACCAATGATTCCTAGACCAGGAGATGGTAAATGGAGTCGTAACGCTTTACCGTCTATTGCTTATGGTTATAATCTTAAAATTACACCTTTACAAACTTTAACGTTTTATAATGCTGTTGCAAATAATGGTGTTATGGTTAAACCAAGGTTTATTAGAGAGGTAAGGGATTTAAATAAGCAAATAGAGGTTTTTGATAAAACTATTATCAATGAAAAAATATGTTCAGACAAGACCTTGCGCGCAGCTCAAGAAATGCTTAAAAATGTGGTTGTTAAAGGGACAGGTAGATCATTGTATTCGGACTATTTTTCTATGTGTGGTAAAACAGGAACTGCAAGGGTAGAATATTGGATGGATGATTGGGCAAAAAATCCACGTTACATTTCTTCGTTTTCTGGATATTTTCCAGTGGACAAACCTAAATATTCGTGTATTGTGGTGATCCATAAGCCTAGTGTTAAAAAAGGATTTTATGGTGCTGATGTTTCTGGTCCAGTGTTTAAAAAAATAGCTCAAAAAATATTTACAGATACGCCATTAATTGATCAAGTAGCATCGCTAAATGTTAAGGATGTAAAAGTAGATAAAGAGTATGAAAGCTATTATAAAATAGCAAATACTTATAAAACAATTATGCCAGATGTAACAGGATTACCTGTTATGGATGCTATGGCTTTGTTAGAAAACATGAACGTAAAAGTGAATGTTAAATGTCAAGGTCAAGGGACTGTAAAAAGTCAGTCAGTTAATAAAAACACCAAATTAAAAGATAATCAAACTATAGTTTTAGAAGCCTCGTGATTTCATTAAAAGACATATTATATAAAGTAACGCTAGATGCAGTTGTAGGAAGTACAAATATCTTAGTGCGCAATATTCATTTTAATTCTCGTAATGTAGCAATTAATGATGTTTTTGTGGCTGTTAAAGGTAGTCTTACAGATGGACATCAGTATATTGAAAGTGCAATCCAACAAGGCGCAATAGCTGTTGTGTGTGAGGGGCTTCCAAGTGTGACTAAAGCTGGAGTTACTTATGTTAAAGTGGATGACTCAAGCGCAGCTTTAGCAATAATGGCTTCAAATTTTTATGGTAATCCCTCAGATAACTTAAAGTTAGTTGGTGTAACAGGTACCAATGGAAAAACCACGATTGCCTCGCTTTTGTATCAATTGTTTAAAAAAGCAGGATATAAAGTTGGTTTGCTTTCAACAGTAAAAATTATGGTGGATAATCAGGAGTTTTCTGCAACGCATACTACACCAGATTCTTTAACTATCAATAGGTACTTAAAACAAATGAATGATGAAGGTGTTGAGTTTTGCTTTATGGAAGTCAGTTCTCATGGAATACATCAAAATAGAACATTAGGATTAACGTTTGAAGGCGGAATATTTACAAACCTTTCTCATGATCATTTGGACTATCACGATACGTTTGCTGAATATAGAGATGTTAAAAAAAGATTTTTTGACGAATTGCCTAAAACAGCATTTGCATTAACTAATGGTGATGATAAAAACGGAAGCGTAATGCTTCAAAACACTAAAGCAAAACAATATACTTACGCCTTAAAAAGTTTTGCAGATTATAAGGCTCAGATTTTAGAAAATCAGTTTAATGGTTTGTTGTTAAAGCTTAATGATAATGAGGTTTGGGTTAGATTAATCGGGAACTTTAATGCTTATAATATCCTTGCAATTTTTGCTACTGCAGAACTTTTAGGATTGGAAAAAGAAGAAACTTTAAGGTTGATAAGTGAGTTAGAGAGTGTAAGTGGGCGTTTTCAATTTATAATTTCTGATCAAAAAATAACAGCTATTGTAGATTATGCTCATACACCAGATGCGTTGCAAAATGTGTTAGAAACTATCAACGATATCAGAACTAAAAACGAGGACGTAATTACTGTCGTTGGCTGTGGTGGCGATAGGGATAAAACTAAGCGTCCAAAAATGGGGCACATAGCTTCAGCGCTTAGTACTAAAGTTATTTTTACAAGTGATAATCCACGTACAGAAGTAGCAGAAGTAATTATAGAGGATATAGAAAAAGGTGTCGAACCACAAAATTTTAAAAAAACAATGTCAATTGTTGACAGAAAGCAAGCTATTAAAACAGCTTGTCAATTAGCAAATCCAAACGATATTATTTTGATAGCAGGTAAAGGACATGAAACCTATCAAGAGGTAAATGGAAAACGCCATGATTTTGATGATTTTAAAATAGTTCAGGATTTTTTAAAACAATTACAAAAATAATAATTGAAGTTAAGCTAAACGTAACACCATTTAAGACGGTTTAGCTAAATAAAAAAGCAATATAAATGTTATACTACTTATTTGAATTTTTAGAAAAAAACTACCAATTTCCAGGTGCTAGTGTGTTTCAATTTATCACATTTAGAGCAGCTCTGGCTATTATTTTATCATTGTTATTTTCTACAATATTCGGTAAACGTATTATTGTAGCGCTACAAAAAAAGCAAGTAGGAGAGTCTGTTAGAGATTTAGGTTTAGATGGACAGTTAGAAAAAGCTGGTACGCCAACTATGGGAGGAATTATTATAATTCTTGCTACGTTACTGCCAGTACTATTACTAGCAAGATTGGATAATATATATGTCATCATGTTAATTGTAACCATGTTATGGATGGGAGCAGTTGGATTTACAGATGACTATATAAAAGTGTTTAAAAAAGATAAAAAAGGCCTTAGCGGAAAGTTTAAAGTGTTAGGACAAGTGGGTTTAGGGTTATTTGTTGGTTCGATAATGTATTTCCATCCAGGAATTACTATCAAAACAGAAAAAGTTAATCCAGTTTTTGAAACAGAATTAATAACTCAAAGTTCTGAAAGAGAATTTAATGTGGAGGAACAGTCGCTAAAAACAACCATTCCTTTTGTAAAAGATAATGAGTTTGACTATTCAAATTTGGTGACGTGGATGGGAGACGGTTATGCTAAATATGCATGGTTGGTGTTTATCCCAATAGTAATATTTATAATCACAGCAGTTTCTAATGGTGCTAATTTAACGGATGGTATCGATGGGTTGGCAGCAGGTAGTTCGGCTATTATAGTCTTTGTACTAGCAATATTTGCTTTTATCTCTGGTAACATCGTTTTTTCAGATTATCTCAATGTTATGTTTATACCACGACTGGGTGAAATGGTTGTGTTTATAGCTGCTTTTGTAGGAGCATTAATCGGGTTTTTATGGTACAATACATATCCTGCTCAAGTATTTATGGGAGACACAGGTAGTTTGACAATAGGTGGTGTTATCGCTGTAATAGCAATAGCAGTAAGAAAAGAGTTGTTGATTCCTGTGTTATGCGGAATCTTTTTCGCAGAATCATTATCAGTGATTTTGCAGGTTAGCTATTTCAAATTTACACGTAAAAAATATGGAGAAGGACGACGCATATTTTTAATGTCTCCTTTGCATCATCACTATCAAAAAAAGGGCTATCACGAAAGTAAAATAGTAACTCGCTTTTGGATTGTTGGAATTTTTCTTGCAATACTGTCGATAGTAACATTAAAATTAAGATAAAAGCTAAGACTTAAATTAATAAAGTCTATACGTTGAAATATAAATGAAAAAACAAAAACTAGTCATATTAGGAGGTGGAGAAAGTGGTGTTGGTACAGCGCTTTTAGGAAAAGCAAATGGCTACGCAGTATTTGTTTCTGATAAAGGAAAAATAAAAGAAAAGTACAAGCAAGTTCTTATACATAATGAGATTGAATGGGAGGAAGAACAGCATTCTGATAATAAAATTTTAGAAGCTGATCTTGTTATGAAAAGCCCAGGAATTCCTGAAAAAGTGGCAATGGTTAAAGCGCTTATTAATAAAGGAGTGCCTGTAATTTCAGAAATCGAGTTTGCAATTCAATTTACCAACGCAACCATTGTTGCTATAACAGGTAGTAATGGTAAAACAACAACAGCTATGTTAACGCATCATGTGTTAAAACAAGAGTTGGACGTTGGGTTGGCAGGTAATATTGGAGATAGTTTTGCAAAACAAGTTTTGGAACATAATTACAAAAATTATGTTTTAGAGATTAGTAGCTTTCAATTAGATGGTTGCATCAATTTTAAGCCAAACATTGCAGTAATTACCAATATAGTTCCTGATCACTTGGATAGATATGATTATAAGTTTGAGAATTATATCGCTTCAAAATTTAAGATTACCCAAAATCAAACAAAAGAAGATTACTTAATATATGATGCAGATGATGAGGTGATTTTGCAGTATATAAATAACAATAACATTCAAGCTACATTATTACCGTTTTCGTTAACTAAAACAATAGAAAATGGTGCGTATTTGGATCAAGACAACATTATAATAACAATTGATAATAATCAGATAATTATGCCAACAAAAAATATCGCTCTAGAAGGAAAACACAATACTAAAAATGCTATGGCTGCTTCAACAGTAGCACATTTATTACAAATTAGAAAACAAACAATACGCGAAAGTTTAGAAAATTTTCAAGGTGTGGAGCATCGTTTAGAAAATGTACTTAAAATCAATAAAGTGCAGTACATAAATGACTCTAAGGCTACAAACGTAAACGCGACTTACTTTGCTTTGGATAGTATGGAATCGCCTACGGTTTGGATTGTTGGAGGTGTGGATAAGGGTAATAATTATCAAGAATTATATCCTTTTATTAATGAAAAAGTTAAGGCTATCATTTGTTTGGGTGTTGATAACGAAAAGCTGTTGGCAAGCTTTGGTAAAATGGTCGATGTTATTATTGAAACACAGTTTATGAGTGAAGCTGTTAAAATAGCTTATAAGTTGGCAGAAGCTGGAGATAGTGTGTTGTTGTCTCCTGCATGTGCAAGCTTTGATTTATTTGAAAATTATGAAGATAGAGGTAGGCAGTTTAAAGATGCTGTAAGAAACCTTTAATGTGATATCAAACTGTTTAATATATAGTTAGTTCTAAAAAGTAAATGCAAAACACAATAATAAATAATATAAAAGGCGATAAGTTAATATGGGCAATTTCTGCGCTATTAGCTATATTTTCGTTTTTACCAGTATACAGTGCTGCAAGTAATTTGGCATATATTGGTGGAGATGGTAATACCTTTGGTTTTTTTATTAAACATTTAATGCACTTATTTTTAGGTTTTTCAATTATGTACGGAGTGCATAAAATCCCTTATCGTTATTTTAGGGGATTGTCAATGGTTATGATGCCTATTGTATTTGTGTTGTTAATTTTAACAATACTTCAAGGTACAACTATTGATGGTGCCAATGCTAGTCGTTGGATAAGGATTCCGTTTGTAAATATGTCATTTCAAACATCAACGTTGGCAGCTGTTGTTTTAATGGTGTACATTGCTAGGTACTTGTCTAAAATTAAAGACAAAACAATAACTTTTAAAGAGTCTGTTTTGCCTTTATGGATTCCAATTTTTATAATTTTGGCGTTAATATTACCGTCAAATTTTTCCACTACAGCAATCATATTTGTTATGACTAGTGCTTTGTTGTTTTTAGGAGGTTATCCTCTTAGATATTTAATAGCAATGGGTTTTGCAGGTATCGTTGGATTAACCATGTTTATATTGGTGGCTAAAGCATTTCCAGATGCAATGCCAAATCGTGTTGATACATGGATGAGTAGGATTGATAGTTTTTTTAATGGTGAAGATTCAGAAGAAGATTATCAAATAGAAAAAGCTAAAATTGCAATAGCCTCAGGAGGTATCGTAGGTGTTGGTTCAGGAAAAAGTATTCAAAAAAACTTTTTACCTCAATCCTCTTCTGACTTTATTTACGCCATTATTGTTGAAGAATATGGTTTAATTGGCGGATTGGCTTTGATGATTTTATACATGTGGTTATTATTTAGGATTATTATAGTAGCTCAAAAAGCAGATACCGTTTTTGGAAAATTATTAGTACTAGGTGTTGGTTTGCCTATCATTTTTCAGGCTATGATTAATATGGCTGTAGCTGTTGAGTTGTTTCCTGTAACAGGGCAAACATTACCATTAATTAGTAGTGGAGGAACAAGTATATGGATGACGTGTTTGGCAATTGGAATAATTTTAAGTGTAAGTGCAAAACGAGAAGAAATTATAAAAAAAGAAAAAGATTCTGATGACACAAATCCGTTAGATATCTTATCAGAAACATTGGAAGATTAAATTTAAAAATATATAGGCTAAATCTATTTTCAATACGTAGTTTAAAAAGTAAAGTGAGTAATACAAATAAAGCATATAAGATAATATTATCAGGTGGAGGCACAGGAGGCCATATCTATCCTGCAATTGCAATTGCTAACGAGTTGAAATTGCGCTTTCCAGAATCGGAATTCTTATTTGTTGGTGCAAAGGATAGAATGGAAATGGAAAAGGTGCCACAAGCAGGTTACCAAATTAAAGGATTATGGATTACAGGAATTCAGCGTCAATTAACGCTTAAAAATATGATGTTTCCTTTTAAACTAATTAGTAGTTTGTGGAATGCAAAAAAAATAATCAATCAATTTAAGCCAGATGTAGCTATTGGTACAGGTGGTTTTGCTAGTGGACCATTATTACATGTTGCTGCTTTAAAAGGAATTCCAAGCTTAATTCAAGAGCAAAATTCTTATCCAGGAATAACTAACAAATTGCTATCTAAAAAAGTAGCCAAAGTATGTGTTGCTTATAATGGTTTAGAGCGATTTTTTCCTTCAGAAAAGATTATCAAAACGGGTAACCCTGTTAGACAAGATTTATTGGATATTTCTTCTAAAAGAGCAGAAGCGATTAAGTATTTTAATTTAATTGAAGGTAAGCAAACCTTATTGGTTTTGGGCGGAAGCTTAGGTGCAAAAGCAATTAACGAGTTGATGGTTGATGAGCTTGATTTTTTACAAACACTAAACGTCCAAGTAATATGGCAATGTGGTAAGTTGTATTATCAAACGTATAAGTTATATGGTAACACAAAACATGTGCAAGTCCATGAGTTTATTAATAAAATGGATTATGCATATGCTGCAGCAGATTTTATAATATCACGTGCAGGAGCAGGATCGGTAAGCGAGTTGTGTATTGTTGGTAAACCGGTTGTATTTGTACCTTCTCCATACGTTGCAGAAGACCATCAGACTAAAAATGCAAATGCAATAGTTAAAGAAAACGCAGCACTATTAATTGCTCAAGAAGACTTAAAAGTTGACTTTAAAAATAAATTTGGACAATTAGTAGCTTCTAAAGAAAAACAAGAAGAGTTAAGTCAAAATATTAAAAAATTAGCATTAGTAAATGCAACTAAGGATATAGCTGACGAAGTTGAAAAACTATTAAATAAATAATGAACTTAAATAAAATACATAACATCTATTTTATCGGTATTGGAGGTATTGGTATGTCTGCTATTGCGCGTTATTTTAGTGCTAATGGTAAACAGGTTGGTGGTTATGATAAGACAAAAACAGATATTACAGATAGTTTAGTTGCTTTAGGTATTTCTGTAACTTTCAAAGACGATATTAGTAATTTAGATTCTCATTATTTAAATCCAGAAACAACTTTAATAGTTTATACACCTGCAGTGCCTAAAAACCATGTGCAATTAAATTATTTTTTAGATAATACATTTAAAGTGCTTAAGCGATCTGAGGTTTTAGGTTTAATTACAGAGCATTCGTTTTGTTTAGCAGTTGCTGGTACACACGGTAAAACAACTACAACAAGTATATTAGGGCATTTACTAAATGAGTGTGGCGTAAAGTTAACTGCGTTTTTAGGTGGTATAAGTGAGAATTATAATTCTAATCTTATATTAAATGGTGATAAAGTAAGCGTTGTAGAAGCAGATGAGTTTGATAGATCCTTCCTTACTTTAAGTCCAGATATGGCATGTATTACATCCATGGATGCAGATCATTTAGATATATATGGTGACGCTTCAGAGTTAATAAAAACGTTTGAAGATTTCACTAAAAAGCTAAAACCTAACGGTAAATTGTTTGTTAAAAACGGATTGCCATTAAATGGAATTACCTACGGTATTGAAGACAACGCAGACTATTCTGCACAAAATATAACCATTAAAGATGGTACTTATATTTTTGATGTTAAAACGCCAAAAACGGTACTAAAGCAATTTAAATTTAATCTACCTGGTAGACATAATTTGTCAAATGCTTTAGTTGCTTTAGCAATGTCATTAGAGTATGGATTGCCTCATGACCAACTTATAAAAGCATTAGCATCTTATAAAGGGGTTAAGCGCAGATTTACATATCAAATTAAGACAGATGACATCGTTTTTATAGATGACTATGCGCATCATCCAGAAGAGATAAATGCTGTACATCAAGCAGTCAGAGAGATGTATCCAAATGATAAGGTTGTTGCAGTGTTTCAGCCTCATCTTTTTTCAAGAACTAAAGATTTTGCGCAAGACTTTGCAAAAAGTTTAGCGCAGTTTGATCAAATCTTGCTTTTAGATATCTATCCAGCAAGAGAATTACCAATAGAAGGCGTAACGTCGGACTGGTTATTAGGTATGATTGACAATAAAAACAAAAAAATAGTTACTAAACAAACAATGATTCAGCATATTAAAGCAAGTAATGCTAGAATAGTGTTGACCATTGGAGCAGGAGATATTGGTGCAGAAGTATCAAAAATTAAAAAAGAATTATTAAATGAAAGCTAATTGGAGCTATATAAAAATGGGATTACTACTAGGTTTAGTAGTATTTTTGTATGCCTTCTCTTCAGCAAGAAGTGGTAAAAGATTAGTGTCAAAACCTAACATAGAATTTATAGGAAATAAAAACCTATTTATCACGCATGAAGATGTTAGTAAGTTGTTAATACAAAATCAACAAAGTGTAACCAACAAGTCCAAAGAAATTTTAGATTTGAATTTGTTAGAGACAACCCTAAATGCAAATCCAATTGTCGAGTTTGCAGATGTTTACGTTAGCGTGACAGGTAAGTTAACAGCCAAAGTAAAACAAAAAACGCCTATTGCCAGAGTGGTAACAGACGCATCTTTTTATGTAGATAGCAATGGTGGCTACATGCCACTATCAAATAACTACACAGAGCGTGTACCAATGGTAACTGGTTTTGTCAATAAAAAAGATTTAGAAAAGGTTTATACCATAGCAACAAAAATTCAGGAAGACACGTTTTTGAAGACGCATGTGGTGCAAATTCATCAAAATAAAAACAGTACAATTAATCTTAAGTTAAGACAGTGTAATTTTGTAGTCAAATTAGGCAGTTTAGAACAATTGGACAAAAAAATTAATAATCTAAAGGCTTTTTACTTAAAGGCTACAAAAGATAAAGCTTTAGATAATTACAGTATAGTAAACTTACAATTTGGTAATCAAGTTGTATGCACAAAAGCATAAGTTATGGAACAAAACATTGCAGTAGGATTAGACATAGGAACCACAAAAATTGTGGCTATGATTGGTCGTAAAAACGAATATGGTAAAGTCGAAATTTTAGGCATAGGTAAGTCTAAAAGCTTGGGTGTGCATCGTGGTGTAGTAAATAACATAACACAAACCATACAATCTATACAGTTAGCCATTAACGAGGCAGAAGCTGCAGCAGCAACAAAAATTGAAGGTGTTACAGTAGGTATTGCAGGACAACATATTAGAAGTTTACAACATAGCGATTATATCACTAGACCAAACAGCGAGACTGTTATTGACGAGGAGGATATAGAGCGTTTAATCAATCAAGTACACAAATTGGTAATGCTACCAGGAGAAGAAATTATCCATGTGTTACCTCAAGAATATAAAATTGACGGTCAAGCCGAAATTAAAGAGCCTATCGGTATGTATGGAGGTCGTTTAGAGGCCAACTTTCATGTTGTTGTAGGTCAAGTATCTTCTATCCGAAACATTGGACGATGCGTGCAAAGTGCTGGATTAGCATTAGAAGGAATTACTTTAGAGCCTCTAGCTAGTGCCAATGCAGTATTAAGTCAAGAAGAAAAAGAAGCAGGAGTAGCATTAATCGATATAGGAGGTGGTACAACAGACTTAGCTATTTTTAGAGACGGAATCATACGTCATACAGCAGTTATTCCTTTTGGAGGAAATGTAATAACAGAGGATATAAAAGAAGGTTGTTCTATTATTGAAAAACAAGCCGAACTTTTAAAAATAAAATTTGGTAGTACTTGGCCAGGAGAAAATAAAGACAATGAAATTGTCTCAATTCCAGGATTAAGAGGACGTGATCCTAAAGAGATAACTTTAAAAAACTTATCTAAAATAATCCATGCAAGAGTTGTAGAGATTATTGAGCAAGTGTACGTTGAGATCAAAAATTACGGTCACGAAGAACAAAAAAAGAAACTAATCGCAGGAATCGTTTTAACAGGTGGAGGAAGCCAGTTAAAACATTTAAAGCAACTGGTAGAATATATAACAGGTATGGATACCAGAATAGGCTATCCAAACGAGCATCTTGCAGGAGATAGTGATGACGCAATAACCAGTCCTTTATTTGCAACAGCAGTAGGATTAGTTATGGACGGATTAAAACGTCAAGACCGCAAAAAAGCAGAAGCAGTGATTGAAGAAGAAATTCAAGCACAAGAAATTGCAAACGAAGAAGTGCCAGAAGTAGAAAAAATTGAACCACCTAAAAAACAACGCAAGTCGTTTTTAGATACGTTAACAGAAAGAGTAAAAGACTTTTTGGATAACGCAGAATAATAAATACATAAGAATACTAAGCGATGTATGTATCGCTAAAAAATAATAATTGATCCAGTAAAATAGAATTTATGAGCAGCAACAACGAATTCGAAAACATAGCATTTGACTTACCAAAAAACCAATCTAATGTCATTAAGGTCATTGGTGTAGGTGGAGGAGGTAGTAATGCCATAAACCACATGTTTCTTCAAGGAATAAAAGGTGTAGATTTTGTCATTTGTAATACAGATGCACAAGCACTTCAAAACAGTGGTGTTCCAAACAAAATCCAATTAGGTTTAAACTTAACAGAAGGATTAGGTGCAGGAGCAAATCCAGACGTAGGAGAGCAATCAGCTGTAGAGAGTTTTGAC
The genomic region above belongs to Olleya sp. Hel_I_94 and contains:
- the mraY gene encoding phospho-N-acetylmuramoyl-pentapeptide-transferase yields the protein MLYYLFEFLEKNYQFPGASVFQFITFRAALAIILSLLFSTIFGKRIIVALQKKQVGESVRDLGLDGQLEKAGTPTMGGIIIILATLLPVLLLARLDNIYVIMLIVTMLWMGAVGFTDDYIKVFKKDKKGLSGKFKVLGQVGLGLFVGSIMYFHPGITIKTEKVNPVFETELITQSSEREFNVEEQSLKTTIPFVKDNEFDYSNLVTWMGDGYAKYAWLVFIPIVIFIITAVSNGANLTDGIDGLAAGSSAIIVFVLAIFAFISGNIVFSDYLNVMFIPRLGEMVVFIAAFVGALIGFLWYNTYPAQVFMGDTGSLTIGGVIAVIAIAVRKELLIPVLCGIFFAESLSVILQVSYFKFTRKKYGEGRRIFLMSPLHHHYQKKGYHESKIVTRFWIVGIFLAILSIVTLKLR
- the murD gene encoding UDP-N-acetylmuramoyl-L-alanine--D-glutamate ligase; its protein translation is MKKQKLVILGGGESGVGTALLGKANGYAVFVSDKGKIKEKYKQVLIHNEIEWEEEQHSDNKILEADLVMKSPGIPEKVAMVKALINKGVPVISEIEFAIQFTNATIVAITGSNGKTTTAMLTHHVLKQELDVGLAGNIGDSFAKQVLEHNYKNYVLEISSFQLDGCINFKPNIAVITNIVPDHLDRYDYKFENYIASKFKITQNQTKEDYLIYDADDEVILQYINNNNIQATLLPFSLTKTIENGAYLDQDNIIITIDNNQIIMPTKNIALEGKHNTKNAMAASTVAHLLQIRKQTIRESLENFQGVEHRLENVLKINKVQYINDSKATNVNATYFALDSMESPTVWIVGGVDKGNNYQELYPFINEKVKAIICLGVDNEKLLASFGKMVDVIIETQFMSEAVKIAYKLAEAGDSVLLSPACASFDLFENYEDRGRQFKDAVRNL
- a CDS encoding FtsW/RodA/SpoVE family cell cycle protein, with translation MQNTIINNIKGDKLIWAISALLAIFSFLPVYSAASNLAYIGGDGNTFGFFIKHLMHLFLGFSIMYGVHKIPYRYFRGLSMVMMPIVFVLLILTILQGTTIDGANASRWIRIPFVNMSFQTSTLAAVVLMVYIARYLSKIKDKTITFKESVLPLWIPIFIILALILPSNFSTTAIIFVMTSALLFLGGYPLRYLIAMGFAGIVGLTMFILVAKAFPDAMPNRVDTWMSRIDSFFNGEDSEEDYQIEKAKIAIASGGIVGVGSGKSIQKNFLPQSSSDFIYAIIVEEYGLIGGLALMILYMWLLFRIIIVAQKADTVFGKLLVLGVGLPIIFQAMINMAVAVELFPVTGQTLPLISSGGTSIWMTCLAIGIILSVSAKREEIIKKEKDSDDTNPLDILSETLED
- the murG gene encoding undecaprenyldiphospho-muramoylpentapeptide beta-N-acetylglucosaminyltransferase; the protein is MSNTNKAYKIILSGGGTGGHIYPAIAIANELKLRFPESEFLFVGAKDRMEMEKVPQAGYQIKGLWITGIQRQLTLKNMMFPFKLISSLWNAKKIINQFKPDVAIGTGGFASGPLLHVAALKGIPSLIQEQNSYPGITNKLLSKKVAKVCVAYNGLERFFPSEKIIKTGNPVRQDLLDISSKRAEAIKYFNLIEGKQTLLVLGGSLGAKAINELMVDELDFLQTLNVQVIWQCGKLYYQTYKLYGNTKHVQVHEFINKMDYAYAAADFIISRAGAGSVSELCIVGKPVVFVPSPYVAEDHQTKNANAIVKENAALLIAQEDLKVDFKNKFGQLVASKEKQEELSQNIKKLALVNATKDIADEVEKLLNK